A stretch of the Rosa rugosa chromosome 5, drRosRugo1.1, whole genome shotgun sequence genome encodes the following:
- the LOC133711650 gene encoding uncharacterized protein LOC133711650, which translates to MPEKGDLVPKTSEGAYQSDFVQQFFSNTARINKKAVEKALQDALKDNPTTEDGIEKKDKNVARLILLDLSIKFLFPNAGGTISWDYVKACENLDKIGSYDWAREVGSFLKKSIKTLKKKKESSSPYGNTGGCVLIILYWFCQKTGKINPISGRENEDHGMRKWDIQKLIQNWTSFNSLKKLEKIFENLKEDREESESEEEENRSDEAKTVPEREEKGTDDQNCENKEDNLQVEVAEQETTSEKNKWEKELQKKEEEIRYITVEKDNLKTKLNEKEQELRKITEEMMNLEERNATLVTDNFCLASSVKELEIKLKELEQMLSQKTHTSTAAQQHSSPPPTSAEEKNESNGAASKAAENAENKDQSTVEEAQSHGICTVEECAAAAAAQSPPHCTVQEETQSTTPSQKDSLFQSPTVCMLTVEEMEKQADMFQIVKSPVAARGLPLCTLSPEKEEKTPEENKTGELTMRLTEQHSGEIVSSMGLYSYVVRLKNRRRIQKKDNIYWWGDVKAKRKKKAKEIEQRLKEAEKKEKEEKEKEMKASLPDAERKRLEQMVAQQKLDDVPEDVREAIRQMDAAENAQINKEQEEKQLPPEVVDWEESKVYKFMDQDTKRRVQKYWQNAPSGVYFWDGRQYGAQVSRQDLKDMIMDEPIASNCIECYGILLTDQLLEKESQGLDVPTFMNPLCWNSAENLTVYYVHLYLCEPLFQNLARSNYILFPISHESGFHHTLLIFDKELKNWYHCDSKRPKKSSTGKSFKNVQKMVDMVELWMTAVKEQADDMLEQGCRMKFDEKNSSEEELKMMEVPLTETERESIKWIKNNYKTKMAVTELKDSPQQGEDSLDCGLFVMYTMETISKKGRVPKKLTKDDILKFRAHVVKSFAESRHSWNSTHEES; encoded by the exons atgccagaaaaaggtgacttggtcccaaagacttctgagggtgcatatcagtccgactttgtccagcagtttttttcaaacacagcgagaattaacaagaaagccgtggagaaagctctgcaagatgcgctgaaagacaatccaacaacagaggatgggattgagaagaaggacaaaaatgtggcaagattaatcttgctggacttgtccatcaagtttctgttcccaaacgcaggaggaacaatttcatgggactacgtcaaagcctgcgaaaatttggataagatcggatcttatgactgggcaagggaagttggaagcttcttaaaaaagtctataaagactttgaaaaagaaaaaggagtcaaGCAGCCCATATGGTAATACGGGGGGCTGCGTTCTGATAATACTG tactggttctgtcaaaagactggaaaaatcaacccaatatctggaagggagaacgaagatcatgggatgagaaaatgggacatccagaagctgatacagaattggacaagttttaacagcttgaaaaaactagag aaaatctttgaaaacctgaaggaggatagagaggaatcagaatccgaggaagaggagaatagatcagatgaagcaaagacagttccggaaagagaggaaaaaggaactgatgatcagaattgtgaaaacaaagaagataacctacaagttgaggtggctgaacaggaaacaacttcagaaaaaaacaagtgggagaaagagcttcagaaaaaggaggaggagataagaTATATCACTGTGGAGAAAGATAATTTGAAGACAAAACTGAACGAAAAGGAACAGGAACTGAGGAAAATCACGGAGGAAATGATGAATCTGGAGGAACGAAATGCTACACTTGTGACCGACAATTTCTGCCTTGCATCATcggtgaaggagttagagataaaattgaaggaattggagcaaatgttgagccaaaagactcacacctcaacagcagctcagcagcacagctccccaccacctacctctgcagaagaaaaaaatgaatcaaatggaGCTGCATCTAAGGCTGCTGAAAACGCAGAAAATAAAGATCAATCGACTGTTGAGGAAGCTCAGTCCCATGGCATCTGCACAGTCGAAGAatgtgcagcagcagcagcagctcaatctccacctcactgcacagtgcaagaagaaactcaatcgACAACTCCATCGCAAAAGGACTCACTGTTCCAGAGCCCCACAGTCTGCATGCTCACAgtcgaagaaatggaaaaacaagCTGACATGTTTCAGATAGTAAAAAGTCCTGTAGCTGCGCGTGGCCTTCCACTTTGTACGTTGAGCCCagagaaagaggagaagacACCAGAGGAGAACAAAACAGGAGAGTTAACAATGCGCCTTACAGAGCAACATTCTGGTGAAATTGTATCATCAATGGGTCTCTACTCTTACGTTGTGAGATTAAAGAATAGGAGAAGAATACAGAAAAAGGACAACATTTACTGGTGGGGGGATGTGAAAGCAAAAcgaaagaagaaagcaaaggagattgaacagagattgaaagaggctgaaaagaaagaaaaagaagaaaaagaaaaggagatgaAGGCCTCACTGCCAGATGCTGAACGTAAAAGGCTAGAACAGATGGTAGCACAACAGAAGTTGGACGATGTACCAGAGGATGTTCGGGAAGCAATAAGACAGATGGACGCTGCAGAAAATGCACAAATCAATAAAGAGCAAGAAGAGAAGCAGCTACCTCCTGAGGTCGTAGACTGGGAGGAGAGCAAAGTATACAAATTTATGGACCAGGACACCAAGAGGAGAGTCCAGAAATACTggcaaaatgcaccatcagg AGTATACTTCTGGGATGGAAGACAGTATGGAGCACAAGTTTCAAGACAGGATTTAAAAGACATGATCATGGACGAACCGATAGCAAGCAATTGCATCGAATGTTATGGAATTCTCTTGACTGATCAGCTGTTGGAGAAAGAATCACAAGGATTGGATGTCCCAACTTTTATGAATCCCTTGTGCTGG aattctgcagaaaatttgacGGTGTATTATGTACATCTGTACCTATGCGAACCACTGTTCCAGAATCTGGCAAGATCCAACTATATATTGTTCCCAATCTCACATGAATCAGGATTTCATCATACACTGCTCATTTTTGACAAGGAATTAAAGAACTGGTACCACTGTGATTCAAAAAGACCGAAAAAATCATCAACtggaaaatcctttaaaaatgtACAAAAAATG GTTGACATGGTAGAACTTTGGATGACAGCAGTAAAAGAACAAGCCGATGACATGCTGGAACAGGGATGCagaatgaaatttgatgaaaagaacagttcagaagaagaactgaaaatgATGGAAGTTCCATTGACTGAAACCGAGAGAGAAAGCATAAAGTGGATCAAGAATAACTATAAAACAAAAATGGCAGTGACAGAACTCAAAGACAGCCCTCAGCAAGGAGAAGATTC ATTGGATTGCGGACTTTTTGTAATGTACACAATGGAGACAATTTCGAAAAAAGGGAGAGTTCCAAAGAAGCTCACAAAGGATGATATTTTGAAGTTTAGAGCTCATGTTGTAAAGTCATTTGCAGAAAGTAGGCACAGCTGGAACTCAACACATGAAGAATCGTAG